The sequence below is a genomic window from Lentimicrobium saccharophilum.
CAGGCGGAGCAACCGGCAGACCTCAATCATCTTTTCTGCCGGTAATATTTTGGTTTTGTGCCGGCCCCCGGTCACCAGGGCCACATAACCGGTACGAAATTGCTCCGGCAGCCGACCAGTATCAACTTCGTCTCCTTCAGGTATATAAAACTCCAAACCTTCTCCGTCCCCGGACACCTTCAGCCTTGCCGCGGCTTTGAGGTAGCGGTCAACTATATGTACATCCGGCATCACCCGGAGTTTAAGCCTTACCAGTAGCCATTTGCGCAGATTGAGTTTGTTAAACCGGCTGAAAGGCCTGCCCAGCGCGAGAATCACCTGCCAGGAACGCAGGTTGTTGTGCAGGTCGATGATGAAATCGTAACGATGGCTCCGGAGCTCCGGGAGCGCTTCCCCTACTGTCTTCCGGATGGTGATAACTTTATCGATGCGCGGATTGGCTTGCAGCACCGGGGCATAGGCTTCCTTGGTCAGGAAGTGGACTTCCGCACCTGGCAATTGCCGTTTTACCGCCCTTACCACCGGAGAGGTAAGCACGATATCACCAATAGAACTGAACCGGACGATCAGGATTTTTCGGGCCATCGGGCAATGCAATGTTCAGAAAAGCAAAAGTAATACAAATGCACAGATTAGCCCGTACCAGTTTCACCGGGTGTTGCATCCTGTTCACATCACAAGCAACTTGCCTCCGGGGAGACTGACTTCTTTACTGCTATAAACATTTATCTTTGCAGCATGATTTTTACAGACACCCACACCCATCTTTACCTGGAGGAGTTTGACCAGGACCGCCGCGAAGTTATCGAAAAGGCGTCCGGCGCAGGCGTCAAATACATGATGCTGCCCAATATCGACAGCACCTCCATATCCACTATGCTTGCGCTGGCTGATGAGTTCCCCGGCAACTGCTTTCCCATGATGGGCCTGCATCCCACATCTGTGAAGGAAAATTTCAGGGAAGAACTGGCTATTGTTGAAAAGCAGTTACAGGGCCGGAAATTCTACGGAATAGGTGAGTGTGGTATAGACCTTTACTGGGACAAGACCTTCGCAAAAGAACAGGAGTTTGTATTCAGGCATCACATTGAACTGGCGCTTTCATTCAACCTGCCGTTGATTGTGCATATCCGGGAATCGTTCAATGAGGTGATCCGGATACTCAAGGATGTTAACCAACCTGAACTCCGCGGTATTTTCCATTGCTTCTCCGGAAGTCCCGAGCAGGCAAAACAGGCCACCGGGCTGGGTTTCAGCCTGGGGCTCGGCGGGGTGATCACATTTAAGAACAACAGGATGCAGGAAACACTGAAACATGTTGATATGAAACATCTTGTGCTTGAGACCGACGCCCCCTTCCTGGCGCCCATGCCTTATCGCGGCAAGCGGAATGATCCGTCCTACATTCCAATTATAGCTGAAAAAGTGGCAGAGATAAAGGGTATCAGTCCAGAAGAGGTGGCCCGTAATACAACAGAAAACGCCAGGAAGCTTTTCCGTTTCGATTAAGAACCGGTTTCATGTGGTAACATACCGGCAGTTCGCGTTAATTTTGACTGATCGTAGTTTTAATGTTTACAGATAAATATATGGAATCCAACATCCTTGTAATATACACCGGCGGCACCATCGGCATGATACAGGACCCTGCCACGGGAGCCCTCACACCGTTTAATTTTGATGCCCTGTACAAGCACATCCCCATACTTCAGAATTTTAACTGTCGCATCGACTCCTACTGTTTTGATCCGCTTATTGATTCATCAAACATGAATCCCTCCTTCTGGATCAAACTGGCAAAGGTTATAGAGGAGAATTACGAGAAATACGACGGTTTCGTGGTGCTTCATGGCACCGATACCATGGCTTATACGGCATCCGTGCTGAGTTTTATGCTTGAGAATCTTAATAAGCCCGTGGTATTTACCGGCTCACAGCTGCCCATGGGAGTTTTGCGGACCGACGGCAGGGAGAATTTTATCAATGCCATTGAAATCGCGGCAGCCCGGGCCGAAGATACACCCATCGTCCCGGAAGTATCCATCTGTTTTGAAAACAGGCTGATGCGCGGGAATCGGACCAATAAATTCAACGCTGAAAATTTCAATGCCTTCCTGAGCGGAAACTATCCCCTGCTTGCCCAGGTGGGAGTGCACATCCGGTATAACCATCAGCATATTCTCAAACCAAACTTCAGGAAACTGAAAGTACATCTCAATCTTGACCCCAATGTGGCGATTTTGAAACTATTTCCGGGAATAACCGAAAACGTGGTCAGAAGTATCCTCAATATCCCGGGCCTGAAGGCACTTATTCTGGAGACATACGGAGCCGGAAACGCGCCCACGGATGCCTGGTTTTTAAAAGCACTCAGCGATGGTATTGCAGGCGGGATAACCATTTTTAACGTAACGCAGTGTAAAGGGGGCTCGGTTGAGATGGGCAAATATGAAACCAGTGTACAACTTGGAAGCATTGGTGTAGTGGGTGGATATGATATTACCACCGAATCGGCAGTTGCCAAAACCATGTATCTGCTCGGAGAGGGCTTTTCGGGGGGGCAACTTTCACAAATGCTGCAAACGCCGCTCAGGGGAGAATTAACCATCGATTAGAGAGACCCTTATCAATTAATTACAAACACTGAAAAAGTTCACCTGAAACATCATTTAGAATCTGTCTAAATTGCTAAAGTGTTGATTAACGGATAAATGATTAAAAGTGAAGGATTAAAAAATATGGTTGAAAACTTATTGTTCACATTTTTTTGTATTTTAGCGCCCTGAAATTCGAATAAGAGGCGTTAAGTTGAGCCTGTTACGGAGAGATGGCCGAGTGGTCGAAGGCGCACGCCTGGAAAGTGTGTATACGCCAAAAGCGTATCATGGGTTCGAATCCCATTCTCTCCGCCAATAATTTGAAAAACTGATAATTCACACAATAAACTGAAACAAAAACAAGTTCCTTTTAAAACAAAAATCAATAACCATTAACTATGAAAAAATTAATTGCGTTTTTGACGGTAGCAGGAATGCTCACTTTTGGAGTAACCAGCTTTGTTATGGCACAGGATGAGGCTGCTGCGCAGACTGAACAGACTGCTGACACTACAGTACAGGAAGAAGCTGCAGCTCCGCAGGAAACCCAGGAAACCCTGGTAGCTGAAGAAGAAGCGCCTAAATCATTCCATCAGGTGCTGAAACAAAAATTTATTGAAGGTTCACCCGGATGGATGTTCCCTGTGCTGCTCGTGCTTATCCTTGGTCTTGGTCTGGCCATTGAGCGCATCATTTATCTTAACCTTTCAACTACCAACACACAGAAACTGCTGAACAAAGTTGAAACAGCGCTTGAAATGGAAGGTGTAGGTGCTGCCAAAGAAATCTGCAAAAATACCCGCGGCCCCGTTGCCAGCATATTCTTCCAGGGTCTCGACCGTCACGACGAAGGTCTTGAAATGGTTGAAAAATCAATTGTTTCCTATGGCGGTGTATTGATGGGACGTCTTGAAAACAACCTTTCGTGGATTGGTTTGTTTATCGCCCTTGCCCCCATGCTCGGATTCCTTGGAACAGTTGTTGGTATGGTTCAGGCTTTTGACGCCATCGAAGCTGCCGGCGATATTTCTCCGACCGTTGTTGCCGGTGGTATGAAAGTGGCCCTCTTGACAACCGTATTTGGTCTTATCGTGGCCATTATCCTCCAGATCTTCTACAACTACCTGATCTCCAAGATCGACGGTATTGTAAACTCCATGGAAGATGCTACCATCTCGTTCATGGATATCCTGGTAAAACACAAAAACGCTAAAAAGTAAAACCCATGCAAGACAGTCCTTTAATCAACATAGGCCTCTACCTCGCTTATATCCTGATTGCTGTTGCTGCAATATCAGCGATAGTGTTCCCCCTGATCCAGACTTTCGGTAACTTCAAGAAAGCCAAGGGCGGATTGATCGGGTTTCTGGTGCTGGTTGGCTTGTTGTTGCTGGCTTTTGCTTTATCACCGGCCGAAACCGGCGCATTTTA
It includes:
- a CDS encoding glycosyltransferase family 9 protein, with the translated sequence MARKILIVRFSSIGDIVLTSPVVRAVKRQLPGAEVHFLTKEAYAPVLQANPRIDKVITIRKTVGEALPELRSHRYDFIIDLHNNLRSWQVILALGRPFSRFNKLNLRKWLLVRLKLRVMPDVHIVDRYLKAAARLKVSGDGEGLEFYIPEGDEVDTGRLPEQFRTGYVALVTGGRHKTKILPAEKMIEVCRLLRLPVVLLGGPEDRERAGIVAEALGSGVLNACGVFSLMQSASLVKQAVAVVSNDTGLMHIAAAFHKPVVSVWGNTVPELGMYPYLKAGEPHLVAEVRNLSCRPCSKIGFEKCPKGHFRCMMDQNSREIADFVNRLSDATGQDNNKILG
- a CDS encoding asparaginase, whose product is MESNILVIYTGGTIGMIQDPATGALTPFNFDALYKHIPILQNFNCRIDSYCFDPLIDSSNMNPSFWIKLAKVIEENYEKYDGFVVLHGTDTMAYTASVLSFMLENLNKPVVFTGSQLPMGVLRTDGRENFINAIEIAAARAEDTPIVPEVSICFENRLMRGNRTNKFNAENFNAFLSGNYPLLAQVGVHIRYNHQHILKPNFRKLKVHLNLDPNVAILKLFPGITENVVRSILNIPGLKALILETYGAGNAPTDAWFLKALSDGIAGGITIFNVTQCKGGSVEMGKYETSVQLGSIGVVGGYDITTESAVAKTMYLLGEGFSGGQLSQMLQTPLRGELTID
- a CDS encoding TatD family hydrolase → MIFTDTHTHLYLEEFDQDRREVIEKASGAGVKYMMLPNIDSTSISTMLALADEFPGNCFPMMGLHPTSVKENFREELAIVEKQLQGRKFYGIGECGIDLYWDKTFAKEQEFVFRHHIELALSFNLPLIVHIRESFNEVIRILKDVNQPELRGIFHCFSGSPEQAKQATGLGFSLGLGGVITFKNNRMQETLKHVDMKHLVLETDAPFLAPMPYRGKRNDPSYIPIIAEKVAEIKGISPEEVARNTTENARKLFRFD
- a CDS encoding MotA/TolQ/ExbB proton channel family protein, which translates into the protein MKKLIAFLTVAGMLTFGVTSFVMAQDEAAAQTEQTADTTVQEEAAAPQETQETLVAEEEAPKSFHQVLKQKFIEGSPGWMFPVLLVLILGLGLAIERIIYLNLSTTNTQKLLNKVETALEMEGVGAAKEICKNTRGPVASIFFQGLDRHDEGLEMVEKSIVSYGGVLMGRLENNLSWIGLFIALAPMLGFLGTVVGMVQAFDAIEAAGDISPTVVAGGMKVALLTTVFGLIVAIILQIFYNYLISKIDGIVNSMEDATISFMDILVKHKNAKK